The proteins below come from a single Arthrobacter sp. B1I2 genomic window:
- a CDS encoding LysR family transcriptional regulator yields MEPDRKQLAQLLPLLPVLAELGRTEHVTETAELLGVPQSTVSRAVARASAAVGTELLVRDGRGVRLTPAAHTLLPYIEQALAEFQAGLDLVRNESEVVRGTVSVSFQHTFGEATLPLLISAFRARHPVTGFRLSQGARSACLEELSHGEADLALTAPVAPAGKLLDSAPLYREPLRLVVHHGHPLARQRMVRLADIRTEPFVALGPGYGLRSLTDALFREAGYRPRIAFESQDSHTVRGLVSAGLGVSILPPGGDAPGRTLRPETGDLGWVEVPLDSALAFREVGVSWRRRKPESEPVPARLFRELVVAQGPGLLAGLVTGAGR; encoded by the coding sequence TTGGAACCGGACCGGAAACAATTGGCGCAACTGCTGCCCCTCCTGCCGGTACTCGCCGAACTGGGACGGACTGAACACGTCACGGAGACGGCGGAACTCCTCGGAGTACCCCAGTCAACGGTGAGCAGGGCAGTGGCCAGGGCCAGCGCCGCCGTCGGCACCGAACTCCTGGTCCGGGACGGCCGGGGGGTCCGCCTGACTCCTGCAGCCCATACCCTGTTGCCCTATATCGAGCAGGCGCTCGCGGAGTTCCAGGCGGGCCTGGACCTGGTCCGGAATGAGTCCGAAGTGGTCAGGGGCACCGTGTCCGTGTCGTTCCAGCACACCTTCGGGGAGGCCACGCTGCCGCTGCTGATCAGTGCGTTCCGTGCAAGGCATCCCGTCACCGGGTTCCGGCTCAGCCAGGGCGCGCGCAGCGCCTGCCTTGAAGAGCTGTCGCACGGAGAAGCAGACCTGGCCCTCACCGCGCCCGTGGCCCCGGCAGGCAAACTCCTCGATTCCGCGCCGCTGTACCGCGAACCCCTCCGGCTCGTGGTGCATCACGGCCACCCACTGGCGCGGCAGCGGATGGTGCGGCTGGCCGATATCCGCACCGAGCCGTTCGTTGCGCTGGGGCCCGGCTACGGGCTGCGTTCGCTGACGGACGCACTGTTCCGCGAAGCAGGGTACCGGCCCCGGATCGCCTTCGAGAGCCAGGATTCCCACACCGTCCGCGGGTTGGTCTCGGCAGGCCTCGGCGTCAGTATCCTGCCGCCGGGCGGTGACGCCCCCGGCAGGACGCTCCGCCCGGAAACGGGAGACCTGGGGTGGGTGGAAGTACCGCTTGACTCCGCGCTCGCCTTCCGTGAAGTCGGCGTCAGCTGGCGGCGGCGCAAACCCGAAAGCGAACCCGTACCGGCCAGGTTGTTCCGCGAACTGGTGGTGGCCCAGGGGCCAGGTTTGCTGGCCGGGCTGGTGACCGGGGCGGGCCGCTGA
- a CDS encoding ABC transporter permease: MEWFLANTGMVLERGGQHLVLALVPMVLGLLFSIPLAQLARKNRALRSVVLTASSLLYTIPSLALFIILPTILGTRILDPLNVVVALTIYAVALLVRAALDAFDSVDADVSQAAQAMGFKPLARFLQVDLPLSLPVMFAGLRVVSVSNISLVSVAALLGVGNLGMLFTDGLQRDFVTEVVVGIVAILVLALVMDAVLVMLERILTPWERAGKQRGSHHAEASAAAERATTTAGEAA, translated from the coding sequence ATGGAATGGTTCCTGGCCAACACCGGCATGGTCCTGGAGCGCGGCGGCCAGCACCTGGTGCTGGCGCTGGTTCCCATGGTCCTCGGCCTGCTGTTTTCCATCCCGCTGGCGCAGTTGGCCCGGAAAAACAGGGCCCTTCGCTCCGTGGTGCTGACAGCCTCCTCCCTCCTCTACACCATCCCGTCCCTGGCGCTGTTCATCATCCTTCCCACCATCCTGGGGACCCGGATCCTCGATCCCCTCAACGTGGTGGTGGCGCTGACCATCTACGCCGTGGCACTGCTGGTGCGCGCTGCCCTCGACGCCTTCGATTCCGTGGATGCGGATGTCAGCCAGGCTGCGCAGGCCATGGGCTTTAAGCCGCTGGCCCGGTTCCTGCAGGTTGACCTGCCGCTCTCGTTGCCGGTCATGTTCGCCGGGTTGCGGGTGGTGTCCGTCAGCAACATCTCGCTGGTCAGCGTTGCGGCCCTGTTGGGCGTGGGCAACCTGGGGATGCTCTTCACGGACGGACTTCAGCGGGACTTCGTCACCGAGGTGGTGGTGGGGATCGTCGCCATCCTGGTCCTCGCGCTGGTGATGGATGCCGTCCTGGTCATGCTGGAACGCATCCTCACCCCGTGGGAGCGGGCAGGCAAGCAGCGGGGGAGCCACCATGCGGAGGCATCCGCCGCCGCGGAGCGGGCGACGACCACGGCGGGAGAAGCAGCGTGA
- a CDS encoding ABC transporter ATP-binding protein, with protein sequence MDQAMIEFRNVTKQYPGGQPAVDGLSMSIAKGTVTVLVGPSGCGKTTSLRMINRMVEPTSGTITVDGRDVTSVPAAELRRSMGYVMQSAGLLPHRSVLDNIATVPRLNGVSKADARKRAEELLDVVGLAHSLGRRYPSQLSGGQQQRVGVARALAADPPVLLMDEPFSAVDPVVRDELQQELLRLQKDLAKTIVFVTHDIDEATILGDKVAVFATGGKLAQYATPEEILRAPANNFVASFVGRDRGFRHLGFTPSDGVAIHPVPTIIRSANGYESDSGASGGWQLVVDADRRPLGWSAPGTEMELVPGGSLFRQGESLRRALDAALSSPAGLGVAVDSEGRVLGVVRGGEVLALIEEARQVRQAAL encoded by the coding sequence ATGGACCAGGCGATGATCGAGTTCCGGAACGTCACGAAGCAGTACCCGGGCGGCCAGCCCGCAGTGGACGGGTTGTCCATGTCCATCGCCAAAGGCACTGTCACCGTCCTAGTGGGTCCTTCCGGCTGCGGCAAAACAACGTCCCTCAGAATGATCAACCGCATGGTGGAACCCACGTCCGGGACCATCACCGTGGACGGCCGGGACGTCACCTCAGTACCGGCGGCGGAACTGCGCCGGTCCATGGGCTACGTGATGCAGTCGGCAGGGCTGTTGCCGCACCGCTCGGTACTGGACAACATCGCCACCGTTCCGCGCCTGAACGGCGTCTCGAAAGCGGACGCACGGAAGCGTGCCGAGGAGCTCCTGGACGTGGTGGGCCTGGCGCACTCCCTGGGCAGGCGCTACCCGTCCCAGCTCTCCGGCGGCCAGCAGCAGCGCGTGGGCGTGGCACGCGCGCTTGCCGCAGACCCGCCCGTTCTCCTCATGGATGAGCCGTTCAGTGCGGTGGACCCCGTTGTCCGTGACGAACTCCAGCAGGAGCTGCTGCGCCTGCAGAAGGACCTTGCCAAGACCATCGTGTTCGTGACCCATGATATTGACGAAGCCACCATCCTCGGCGACAAGGTGGCCGTCTTTGCCACCGGCGGCAAGCTGGCCCAGTACGCCACGCCGGAGGAGATCCTGCGGGCGCCCGCAAACAACTTCGTGGCGTCCTTTGTTGGCCGGGACCGAGGCTTCCGCCATCTGGGCTTCACCCCGTCCGACGGCGTGGCGATCCATCCGGTGCCAACGATTATCCGGAGCGCCAACGGCTACGAGTCGGATTCCGGCGCTTCCGGCGGCTGGCAGTTGGTGGTGGACGCTGACAGGCGCCCGCTGGGCTGGTCGGCGCCGGGCACCGAGATGGAACTCGTTCCCGGCGGGTCCCTGTTCCGCCAGGGCGAGAGCCTGCGCCGGGCCCTGGACGCCGCCCTGTCCTCGCCGGCCGGGCTTGGTGTTGCCGTGGATTCCGAAGGCAGGGTCCTGGGCGTGGTCCGCGGTGGCGAGGTCCTGGCCCTGATCGAAGAAGCGCGCCAGGTGCGGCAGGCTGCCCTCTGA
- a CDS encoding N-acetylglucosamine kinase: MRNTQNPVASPAQPAPGPASNPLHGNPLHGITIGLDIGGTKTHGVRFEDGRPVADDSAGSSNVQNVSRDQAAQNLAELFARIGGGRVDRVYAGSGGIDTDEDAAALAGLIQPLAPEARVTVVHDSRLLLAAGRASTGVAVIAGTGSAAWGRNADGGEARAGGWGYLLGDEGSGYWLGREAVRHSLRRMNQGLPIDQLTAALLASCGLDHPNKLIALFHSPDTGRRFWAQQARHVVEASAAGHQESAALLDQAGQDLASLAAQVLGQLQIQGPVILGGGLGMNVAPLQESFRRNLGAAGITDVRVLDQEPVFGVLQLLAEPA; this comes from the coding sequence GTGAGAAACACCCAGAACCCCGTCGCCAGTCCTGCCCAGCCCGCGCCGGGGCCGGCCAGCAATCCGCTCCACGGCAATCCTCTGCACGGCATTACGATCGGGCTGGACATCGGCGGCACCAAGACCCATGGCGTCCGCTTCGAGGACGGCCGCCCGGTCGCTGACGATTCGGCCGGGAGTTCCAACGTCCAGAACGTCAGCCGCGACCAGGCGGCACAAAATCTGGCGGAGCTTTTCGCCAGGATCGGCGGGGGCCGCGTGGACCGGGTCTACGCAGGGTCCGGCGGAATCGATACCGATGAGGACGCAGCCGCCCTGGCCGGCCTGATCCAGCCGCTGGCCCCGGAAGCCCGCGTCACCGTTGTCCACGACTCCCGGCTGCTCCTGGCAGCGGGCCGTGCCAGTACCGGGGTGGCCGTTATTGCGGGTACCGGCTCGGCCGCCTGGGGGCGCAACGCCGACGGCGGCGAGGCCAGGGCCGGCGGCTGGGGATACCTGCTGGGGGATGAAGGCAGCGGTTATTGGCTGGGCAGGGAAGCGGTGAGGCACAGTCTCCGCAGGATGAACCAGGGCCTGCCCATTGACCAGCTCACGGCAGCCCTCCTGGCATCATGCGGGCTGGACCATCCCAACAAGCTGATCGCGCTGTTCCACTCCCCGGATACGGGACGGCGTTTCTGGGCGCAGCAGGCCAGGCACGTTGTGGAAGCGTCAGCTGCCGGGCACCAGGAAAGTGCAGCCCTGCTTGACCAGGCCGGGCAGGACCTTGCTTCCTTGGCCGCGCAGGTGCTGGGCCAGCTGCAGATTCAGGGTCCCGTGATCCTGGGCGGCGGGCTGGGCATGAACGTGGCACCCCTGCAGGAGTCATTCCGCCGGAACCTCGGAGCCGCCGGGATCACGGACGTGAGGGTCCTGGACCAGGAACCGGTGTTCGGCGTCCTGCAGCTCCTGGCAGAGCCCGCCTGA
- a CDS encoding pirin family protein, with product MTNLEVSPQQEVCPPAPAGGASGPCLQLWPEREVPLGGVRAMNVKRTLPQRGLPTIGAWCFLDSFGPDRTAMSVLPHPHIGLQTVTWPLAGHIRHRDSVGSDVVVRPGELNIMTAGHGVSHSEFAVLPPDGGELPVQRGLQLWVALPDADRHREPSFEQHRELPRAAGQGFTATVMVGELAGVKSPAMMFSPIVGADVSCEGDAVLPLNPGFEHGILVLDGSLAVDGQDLPSGPLGYLGTGRSELRLQARPGTRFLLIGGEPFGEELLMWWNFVGRTHDEVEQAKADWEAQAGLPDAETAAARYGLVPGHGPEAGAEAGRIPAPPLPGVRLTPRKRSVG from the coding sequence GTGACCAACCTGGAAGTTTCACCCCAGCAGGAAGTTTGTCCGCCCGCCCCTGCCGGAGGGGCGTCCGGCCCCTGCCTGCAGCTGTGGCCCGAGCGCGAGGTGCCGCTGGGCGGGGTCCGCGCCATGAACGTCAAGCGCACCCTGCCGCAGCGCGGACTGCCCACGATCGGGGCCTGGTGCTTCCTGGACAGCTTTGGACCGGACCGCACCGCGATGTCTGTCCTCCCCCATCCCCATATCGGGCTGCAGACCGTGACCTGGCCGCTGGCGGGGCACATCCGCCACCGGGACAGCGTGGGCAGCGACGTAGTGGTGCGCCCCGGGGAGCTGAACATCATGACCGCAGGGCATGGGGTCTCGCACTCGGAGTTCGCGGTGCTTCCTCCCGACGGAGGGGAGTTGCCCGTGCAACGCGGCCTGCAGCTCTGGGTTGCCCTCCCTGACGCAGACCGGCACCGGGAGCCGTCATTTGAACAGCACCGGGAGCTGCCGCGCGCCGCCGGCCAGGGCTTCACCGCCACCGTCATGGTGGGAGAGCTTGCGGGGGTGAAGTCACCCGCAATGATGTTTTCGCCCATTGTTGGCGCGGACGTTTCCTGCGAAGGGGATGCGGTGCTGCCGCTGAACCCCGGCTTTGAGCACGGCATTTTGGTGCTCGACGGCAGCCTGGCGGTGGACGGGCAGGACCTGCCGTCGGGACCGCTGGGCTACCTGGGCACCGGCCGCAGCGAACTCCGGCTGCAGGCGCGCCCCGGCACCCGGTTCCTGCTCATTGGCGGTGAGCCGTTCGGTGAGGAACTGTTGATGTGGTGGAACTTCGTGGGCCGCACGCATGACGAAGTGGAGCAGGCCAAGGCGGACTGGGAAGCGCAGGCCGGGCTGCCGGATGCCGAAACAGCTGCCGCCCGCTACGGCCTGGTGCCCGGCCACGGACCGGAGGCCGGTGCGGAGGCGGGCCGTATTCCGGCTCCCCCACTCCCCGGCGTCCGGTTGACACCCCGCAAGCGCTCGGTCGGCTAA